The proteins below come from a single Megachile rotundata isolate GNS110a unplaced genomic scaffold, iyMegRotu1 scaffold0229, whole genome shotgun sequence genomic window:
- the LOC100879030 gene encoding FYVE, RhoGEF and PH domain-containing protein 4 — MQQDQSIDISFWITKPFLKSNDRTDLGKRFKMFASKTQTSNSTFYTELETDVKDKESDLDKFTEQRETTDINIPSNHSDMIVDNGKLESCNVHSFRKIASFGGFSRFRPFVMSAGSSTNHVGIEENIENSSEVPFVRVSHGVLEYRSSRYLATERNSNQYEVETFAVSESESEEEEEKEEGEEEEEGERIAVATVEERKDEGEEEEDDKEKKSEDAKSLGTNSVIIVDRTDDSEVNLKPNNGVGCLDSKRKKAHQVAEELLATEKNYVNVLRLIDQVFQFKVDQENRAHPMFPPETVQHMFSNIKSIYKFHNDFLLPQLEERMQNWKSDPRIGDIMKNFAPFLKMYTEYVKNFDYAMNLIHTLQTKVARFAAIINDIQKLDECAKLSLAHHMLSPIQRLPRYELLLKDYLRNLTEENADYEDTKKALELVSVAANHTNEAMKKIDKFKKLLEIQESIYDTTDLVSATRELVKEGRIVKISARSGDHQERQLFLFSDLLLLCSIRLIPGPLYRLRAKFLIENLQVIEGDNLETANTFYIRDKDKSVELYTHAAEEKAAWLDALFDTMQETMKRKASLKTGNVKTLVIKTDDVSRCMICEVIFSVMKRKHNCRACGIVVCGKCSNQKLLFEDNKNMRVCRLCHTALTQPLVKSPSSISPSGPVPSLLQVLANAPSVISGYLMLKTQPSKPWIRRWFALHADFVLYTFKSESESMALTATPMPGFVVTEATKLSEEDPLTLKDRPKALKMHHSRKSYYLQASSNEDKYKWFRALHLATKAELPSLVTIETEDAQESRVIVQER; from the exons ATGCAGCAAGATCAATCGATAGATATCTCGTTTTGGATAACGAAACCATTTTTAAAGTCTAACGATAGAACCGATCTTGGTAAAAGGTTTAAAATGTTTGCTTCCAAAACTCAAACGTCGAACAGTACCTTTTATACCGAATTGGAGACCGATGTAAAAGATAAAGAGTCCGATCTAGATAAATTTACAGAGCAACGGGAAACAACCGACATAAATATTCCTTCTAATCATTCTGATATGATAGTAGACAatggaaagttggaaagttgCAATGTGCATTCTTTTCGCAAAATTGCCTCCTTCGGAGGTTTCTCACGGTTTCGACCATTCGTCATGTCAGCTGGAAGTTCGACGAATCATGTTGGTATagaagaaaatattgaaaattcgtCGGAAGTACCGTTTGTTCGAGTATCGCACGGTGTATTAGAATATAGAAGCAGTAG GTATTTGGCCACGGAAAGAAATTCCAATCAATACGAAGTAGAAACGTTCGCGGTAAGTGAGTCAGAaagtgaagaagaagaagaaaaagaagaaggagaagaagaagaagaaggtgaAAGAATAGCAGTAGCAACAGTAGAAGAAAGGAAAGATGAaggagaggaagaagaagatgatAAAGAGAAAAAGTCGGAAGATGCAAAATCGTTAGGAACAAATTCGGTAATAATCGTGGATCGTACCGATGATTCGGAAGTGAACTTAAAACCGAATAACGGTGTCGGTTGTTTGGATTCGAAAAGGAAAAAGGCGCATCAAGTTGCCGAAGAATTATTAGCTACGGAAAAGAATTATGTTAATGTTTTGCGATTGATCGATCAAGTATTTCAATTCAAAGTTGATCAAGAGAATAGAGCGCATCCAATGTTTCCTCCAGAAACTGTGCAACATATGTTCTCTAACATTAAatcgatttataaatttcataatgatTTTTTGTTGCCGCAACTCGAGGAGAGAATGCAGAATTGGAAATCGGATCCTAGAATCGGAgatataatgaaaaattttgcaccGTTTCTCAAAATGTACACGGAATATGTGAAAAACTTTGATTATGCCATGAACTTGATACATACGCTTCAAACCAAAGTCGCTAGATTCGCCGCAATTATCAATGATATTCAAAAACTGGACGAATGTGCTAAATTATCGTTGGCTCATCATATGCTAAGCCCTATACAAAGATTGCCGAGGTACGAGCTTCTCCTAAAAGATTACTTGAGAAACCTCACGGAAGAAAATGCTGATTACGAGGACACGAAAA AGGCATTGGAATTAGTATCTGTTGCTGCTAATCACACGAACGAAGCAATGAAGAAGATCGACAAGTTCAAAAAGCTTCTTGAAATACAAGAAAGCATATACGATACGACAGATCTAGTCAGTGCTACGAGAGAACTCGTGAAAGAAGGCcgaattgtaaaaatttcagcAAGAAGCGGTGATCATCAGGAAAGACAGTTATTTCTG TTTAGCGATTTGTTGTTACTTTGTTCAATAAGATTGATACCCGGACCATTGTATCGGCTGCGAGCTAAATTCctgattgaaaatttgcaagtaaTCGAGGGCGACAATTTAGAAACGGCAAATACTTTTTATATAAGAGACAAGGATAAAAGCGTTGAATTGTACACGCACGCCGCTGAAGAGAAAGCAGCATGGCTCGATGCCCTCTTCGATACGATGCAAGAAACGATGAAAAGGAAGGCGAGTTTGAAAACTGGAAACGTTAAAACGCTTGTCATCAAAACTGACGACGTATCTAGATGTATGATATGCGAAGTTATTTTTTCCGTAATGAAAAGAAAGCATAACTGTAGAGCTTGCGGAATA GTTGTTTGCGGTAAATGTTCGAATCAAAAGTTACTGTTCGAAGATAATAAAAACATGAGAGTTTGTCGCCTGTGTCATACAGCTTTAACGCAACCGCTCGTTAAGTCACCTTCTTCGATTTCTCCGTCCGGGCCAGTGCCAAGTTTATTACAAGTTTTGGCGAATGCACCTTCCGTTATATCAGGATATCTTATGTTAAAGACTCAACCGAGTAAGCCTTGGATACGACGATGGTTCGCGTTGCACGCTGATTTCGTTTTATACACATTTAAATCGGAGTCTGAAAGTATGGCATTGACGGCTACTCCTATGCCGGGTTTCGTTGTTACGGAAGCTACCAAGTTATCCGAAGAGGATCCTTTAACTTTAAAAGACAGACCTAAAGCCCTAAAAATGCATCATTCTAGAAAAAGTTATTATTTACAAGCTTCATCCAACGAAGACAAATACAA ATGGTTTCGCGCTTTGCACTTAGCTACCAAAGCGGAATTACCTTCGCTCGTGACGATAGAGACTGAAGACGCACAGGAAAGCCGAGTAATCGTTCAAGAAcgttaa